CACTTCAGAGGGCTGACGCCGCGGGTGTAGTCGTTGATCGCGTACGGGATGAGGCCGACCGCACAGGTGCCCGCCACCTCGGCGAGCTGGGCGGGCGTGAGGACGCCGAGGTGGCGGGCGCCCAGGTCTTCGAGGCGACGCAGCTCGGCGTCGAAACTGCCCCCACCAGCGGCGAGCGGGCCGGCCAACAGCAGCTCGCCGTGACCGCGCACGGCGGTGGCGACCGACTCCAGCAGCGGCAGGTCGAGCTTGTGGACGGTCAGGTTGCCGGAGAAGAGCACCGCCGGACGGCGTTCGGCCGCCGGGCGGCTCGCCGCGGTGAAGACCGACACGTCGGCGACGTTCGGCAGCAGGTCGACCCGGGGGAAGCCCGCGGCGACCAGGTGCTCGTGAACGGCGCTGCTGGTCGCGATGGCGACGGCGGTGCGCGACGACAGGGACCGCTCGCCCCGGGCCACGGCGACACCGTCGACCCCGGGGAACGTCGCGAGAAGATCGACGCAGTGGTAAACGACCACGTCGGCCGCCTCCTCCAGCCCGTACGTGACCGGGGTGAACGTCCACAGCACACGCGGACGTGGGCTGGCGAGCCAGTCGGCCGTGGCCCGCCGCAGCAGCGCGCGGTTGAGCGGCCGGGTCGGCGTACGGTGCACCGGCAGCACGATCGGCGACACGACGTGCGCCCCGGCCGGGCGGGGCCGCTGCGCGGGGGTCTCCCGGTCACCCATCGCCCGCCGGACGCGTGCGGCCATCCGCACCACGTCGTCGCGCCGCAGCGTGGGCCGTCGCAGCCCCAGCGACTCGACGAACGTCACGGTCGCGCTCCGGGCGAGTTCCCGCGCCACGTAGTGCTGGTTCGTCGCGATCGGCGAGTCCCATTCGGCGGTGCCCAACATGAGTACGTTGGCCACCGGCCCCTCAGCGAGGCGGGCGTGCTCCGGCACCGACGCCGTCACCATGAAGTCATCTCCAGCTCGCAGTGCCCTGAGCCCGGCAAGACTATGCGAGGACCGTCCCGAAGCCTATAGCCGGCCCGGCTACGCCTCCTCGGTCAACCAGGCGGCCATGTTCGCCTGAAACGCCTGCGGCGTGAACCGTCGGGCGTTGGCGAGCGCAGCCGACGCGGGAAGCCTGGACGCGTCGCGGACCGCGTCCACGTAGTCCACCGGGTCGGTCCCGTCGAGCAGGAAACCCGTCTCGCCGGTCACCACGGTCTCCAGCAACCCGCCGCGGGCCCAGCCGACCACCGGCGTGCCGCAGGCCTGCGCCTCCACCGGAATCATTCCGAAGTCCTCCAGCGCCGGGTAGAGCAGCGCGCGGGCGCCCCAGTACAGCTCGCGGAGCCGCTCTCGGGTCGGCCGTACCTCGAACGTGACGGGCACGTCGACGCGGGCGGCGAGCCGACGCAGGTTCTCCTTCTCGGGCCCACTGCCGGCGATGACCAGCGGTACGCCGGCCGCCGCCGCGATGCCGATCATCAGGTCGAAGTTCTTGTACGGGATCCAGCGGCCAACACCCAGCAGGTACCGGCGGTCCTGGTCGCGCACCTCCGGCGGGGCCGCGCCGAAGTAGTCCACCTCGACCGGCGGATTGATGACTCGGGCGTCCCGCCCCCAGTAGCGGCGGATCCGGGCCTGGACCTCCCGCGAGTTCGCCGCGTAGCTGTGCACGTGGCGGCTCAGCCGCCGATCGCCGGCCTGCAGCACGGCGCGCATCGGTGCGAGGACGGCGTTGGCGCCCCGCTGGTCCAGCTCCGGGCTCCAGACGTAGCGGGCGGGTGAGTGCACGTAACTCAGGTGGCGGGTCCGGTCCGGGTCGCCGATCTTCACCGTGTGCGCGAAGGCGTGGCTGGACGACAGGACGACGTCATAGGTCTTGCGGGTCAGCGTCCGCCAGGTGAGCGGCATGACCGGCAGCGCCAGGGCCTTGCTGCGCCGCAACGGGGTTCGCGCCAGCCATGACTCGTGGATGTCCGCCTCGACGGTCGCGTCGTCGTCCTTCCACAAGACGAAGCGGTCCGCGTGCGGCACGACCCCGGCCATGCTGAGGAAGACCTGCTCGGATCCGCCGGTGGCGCCGAACCACTCGTGGATCAACGCGACGGACCGACCGGCGAGGACCGGGGCCGCCGCGGTCCCGGGTACGGGAGCGTCGGTCCTCGTCGGCGCTCCGTCCGTCGGGGCGCTCAAAAGACCACCACGTCGCGGATGTAGCTGGCGAAGCGGCGCAGCTGGTACGCCTCCGGGACCGGCGAGGTCATCCGGATCACCAACTGCCGGTCGATCGCACCGGATTCGCCGCTACGGAAGTAGGCGACGACGACCAGGCCGTGCCGCTGCTGGCCGTCGATCTCAATGATCTGCTCGGCGTAGCTGGCGTACTGTCCACTGCGGATCCACTGCGCACCCCATGCCTCCTCGACACCGCGCATGGCGTTCTGCCACTGGTCGGTGCAGGGCTGGGGGCAGTCCCGCACGATCACCTCGCCACCGACGGCCTGCTGGCCGGTGGCGGCCGCGCCGCACTGGTACTTGACGAACCCTTCGGTGCGACCGACCAGCGTGCACTGCCAGGTGGTGGGGACCTTCACCGGGAAGCCCAGGCCGTCGAGGTCGGTCAGCGTGCGGACGGTGTCCCGCTCGTTGAACCGCGGCCACTGGGTCGGCCAGGCGCCCGCCTTCGGCGGCTCGATGCCGGGCGACTGCGGCGGCGTCGTCGGTATCGGCGGCGGCAGGGCGGCGCTGGCCGTGGGGGCGCCGTCCGGCGTCCCGTCGTCGTTGCCCGAGAGCGCCCAGACCGCCACGCCGCCCCCAACGACCAGCACCAGGACCAGCGCGATGAGGCCCACCCGGAGCCCGGTGCGGCTGCGTTGCGGTTCGGACGGCTTGATCCGACGGGTGGGGGTGGCGAACGGGTCCTGGAACGCGGCGCCGGTCTGGCCGACCGGTGGGCGCGGTGACGGCACGGGTGTCCCGGCGTCCGGCGAGGAGGGTGAGCCCGAAACGGGCTGCGGCGACGGCGACACCGGCTGACCGGAGACTGGGGTCGCCTGCTGCACCGCCCACGGCAGCTGCGGCATCTCCGACACCAACTCGGGCGCACCGGAGACCGGCGGGCTGGAAACCGACGGGCCGGAGACGGGGGTGGCGGAGACCGGGGTGGCGGAGGCGGGTGTGCCGGAGACCGGCGGCGCCGAGATCGGCAGGTCGGGCACCGGCTGGTAGTCGAGGCCGAGGCTCTGGAACAGCCGCTGCGGGGCGTGGCCCTGCTCGGCCGTGTAGGCCACCCAGGGGTGGGCCGCCGAGAAGTCGGAGGCGGCGAAGGTGTGCCCACCGTCGGCCTGGGCCAACGCGTTCACCGCGTTCGCGAAGGCGTCCCGCCACCGCTGGTCGGACGCGGCCACGCCGTCCAACACGGCCACGGTCGCGAACCGGCCCTGCCCATCCACCGCGGCCCAGGCCTTGCCGACCTGACACGCGCCCAACATGTGGGTGTACCTGTATGGGCTCTCGGGCTGCATGCCACTCCTTAGCTCAACCGCCTTGCGGATCCTACAGAGCCCGCGCTACCCGAGCTGCCCGCCGGTCGGCCGAAGACATATCGACGAGTGGGCGCAGGGGCGGGCGGCCGGTCTTGTCCTCTGAAAGTTTTTATGCATAGAGTCACGGCGTGAATGAAGAAGCCGTCGCCGAGCCGGTCGAGCGGGTGCTCGACCTGTTCCACGGCGTGCGGCTCACCCCCACCCAGCGGCGCATCGCGCACTGTCTGGTGCAGCACGGCCCGACCGTGGCCTACCTGTCGGCGGCCGAGGTCGCCGAGCTGGCCGGGGTCAGCCAGCCGTCGGTGACCCGGTTCGCCGTGGCGCTCGGCCACGACGGCTATCCCGCGCTGCGCCGCCGGCTGCGCGAACTGACCGCCGACGGGCCGGACGGCGCAACCGACGCCGGCAACGAGCTCCAGCAGGCCGTACGCACGGAGATCGGCAACCTCGACCGGCTGGCCGGGCAGCTCGCCGACCGGGACCGGATCGCCGAGACCGGGCGGGTGCTCGCCGCCAGCCGCCCGCTGCCGGTGCTCGGCCTGCGCGCCGCCGCGCCGCTGGCCGCCTACTTCGCCTACTTCGCCGCGAAGGTGCACCCGGACGTCCGGGTGCTCGACGACGGCGGCAGCCTGCTCACCGACCGCCTCGAACAGGCCGCCGCGGCCGGGGCCGGCGCCCTGCTGGCCTTCGTGCTCCCCCGCTATCCCCGCGAGACGCTGGACGCGCTGCGCGAGGCCCGGGCCGCCGGGCTCACCGTCGTGGCGATCACCGACTCGCCGGTCAGCCCGGCCACCGAGCACGCCGACGTGCTGCTGCCCGCGGCCGTCGGCACCGACCTGGTCTTCGACCTGCACACCGCTCCGATGGCCCTGGCCATGGTGCTGCTCCAAGCGATCTGCGACGCCGCCCCGGCCGACACCCAACGCCGGCTCGAGGCGTTCGAGGCGTCCGCCGCCCGCCGACAGCTGTTCCTCGGCTGAGAGGAGAACCGAGATGTCCCACCTGGTCCGCGCCGCCCGTGGCGCCGAGCGCACCGCCCGAGGCTGGCCGCAGGAGGCGGCGCTGCGGATGCTGATGAACAATCTGGACCCGGAGGTGGCCGAGCGCCCCGAGGACCTCGTGGTCTACGGCGGCACCGGCAAGGCCGCCCGGGACTGGCCGTCCTACCACGCGCTGGTGCGTACGCTCACCGACCTGCGCGACGACGAGACGATGCTGGTGCAGTCCGGCCGGCCGGTCGGCGTGCTGCGCACCCACGAGTGGGCGCCCCGGGTGCTGCTGGCCAACTCGAACCTGGTCGGCGACTGGGCCACCTGGCCGGAGTTCCGGCGCCTCGAACAGCTCGGCCTGACCATGTACGGGCAGATGACCGCCGGGTCCTGGATCTACATCGGCACCCAGGGCATCCTCCAGGGCACCTACGAGACGTTCGCGGCGGTGGCGGCGAAGCGGTTCGGTGGCACGCTCGCCGGCACGCTGACGCTGACCGCCGGCTGCGGTGGCATGGGCGGGGCCCAGCCCCTCGCGGTCACCATGAACGGCGGCGCCTGCCTGATCGTGGACGTGGACCGCACCCGCCTGGAGCGCCGGGTCCGCGACCGCTACCTGGACGAGGTCGCCGACTCGCTGGACGAGGCCGTCGAGCGGGTGCTCGCGGCGAAGCGGGACCGGCGGGCCCTGTCGGTCGGCGTGGTCGGCAACGCGGCGGTCGTCTTCCCCGAACTGCTGGTGCGCGGCGTCGAGATCGACATCGTCACCGACCAGACCAGCGCGCACGACCCGCTGTCGTACCTGCCGGTCGGGGTGGAGCTGGACGAGGCCCGGGACTACGCGGCGGCCAAGCCTGCCGAGTTCACCGACCGTGCCCGCGCGTCGATGGCCCGGCACGTGGCCGCGATGGTCGGCTTCCTCGACGCGGGCGCCGAGGTCTTCGACTACGGCAACTCGATCCGCGGCGAGGCGAAGCTGGCCGGCTACGAGCGCGCCTTCGACTTCCCCGGCTTCGTGCCCGCGTACATCCGGCCGCTGTTCTGCGAGGGCAAGGGCCCGTTCCGGTGGGCGGCGCTCTCCGGCGACCCGGCCGACATCGCCGCCACCGACCGGGCGATCCTCGACCTGTTCCCGGAGAACGAGTCGCTCGCCCGATGGATCCGGATGGCCGGCGAGCGGGTCGCGTTCCAGGGTCTGCCGGCCCGGATCTGCTGGCTCGGCTACGGCGAGCGGGACAGGGCGGGCGTGCGGTTCAACGAGATGGTCGCCTCCGGTGAGCTGTCCGCGCCGCTCGTGATCGGCCGCGACCACCTGGACACCGGCAGCGTGGCCAGCCCATACCGGGAGACCGAGGGGATGGCCGACGGCTCCGACGCCATCGCCGACTGGCCGCTGCTCAACGCGCTGGTCAACACGGCCAGCGGCGCGTCCTGGGTGTCTATCCAC
This genomic stretch from Micromonospora krabiensis harbors:
- a CDS encoding glycosyltransferase family protein, with product MVTASVPEHARLAEGPVANVLMLGTAEWDSPIATNQHYVARELARSATVTFVESLGLRRPTLRRDDVVRMAARVRRAMGDRETPAQRPRPAGAHVVSPIVLPVHRTPTRPLNRALLRRATADWLASPRPRVLWTFTPVTYGLEEAADVVVYHCVDLLATFPGVDGVAVARGERSLSSRTAVAIATSSAVHEHLVAAGFPRVDLLPNVADVSVFTAASRPAAERRPAVLFSGNLTVHKLDLPLLESVATAVRGHGELLLAGPLAAGGGSFDAELRRLEDLGARHLGVLTPAQLAEVAGTCAVGLIPYAINDYTRGVSPLKCFEYLSSGLAVLSTGLPAVTELAGTNPHVTAAAAAELPARVPELLQPVGDEIHGARMASAAEHGWEGRGALLRELLSVELNRPRS
- a CDS encoding glycosyltransferase, which codes for MSAPTDGAPTRTDAPVPGTAAAPVLAGRSVALIHEWFGATGGSEQVFLSMAGVVPHADRFVLWKDDDATVEADIHESWLARTPLRRSKALALPVMPLTWRTLTRKTYDVVLSSSHAFAHTVKIGDPDRTRHLSYVHSPARYVWSPELDQRGANAVLAPMRAVLQAGDRRLSRHVHSYAANSREVQARIRRYWGRDARVINPPVEVDYFGAAPPEVRDQDRRYLLGVGRWIPYKNFDLMIGIAAAAGVPLVIAGSGPEKENLRRLAARVDVPVTFEVRPTRERLRELYWGARALLYPALEDFGMIPVEAQACGTPVVGWARGGLLETVVTGETGFLLDGTDPVDYVDAVRDASRLPASAALANARRFTPQAFQANMAAWLTEEA
- a CDS encoding MurR/RpiR family transcriptional regulator; this encodes MNEEAVAEPVERVLDLFHGVRLTPTQRRIAHCLVQHGPTVAYLSAAEVAELAGVSQPSVTRFAVALGHDGYPALRRRLRELTADGPDGATDAGNELQQAVRTEIGNLDRLAGQLADRDRIAETGRVLAASRPLPVLGLRAAAPLAAYFAYFAAKVHPDVRVLDDGGSLLTDRLEQAAAAGAGALLAFVLPRYPRETLDALREARAAGLTVVAITDSPVSPATEHADVLLPAAVGTDLVFDLHTAPMALAMVLLQAICDAAPADTQRRLEAFEASAARRQLFLG
- the hutU gene encoding urocanate hydratase; amino-acid sequence: MSHLVRAARGAERTARGWPQEAALRMLMNNLDPEVAERPEDLVVYGGTGKAARDWPSYHALVRTLTDLRDDETMLVQSGRPVGVLRTHEWAPRVLLANSNLVGDWATWPEFRRLEQLGLTMYGQMTAGSWIYIGTQGILQGTYETFAAVAAKRFGGTLAGTLTLTAGCGGMGGAQPLAVTMNGGACLIVDVDRTRLERRVRDRYLDEVADSLDEAVERVLAAKRDRRALSVGVVGNAAVVFPELLVRGVEIDIVTDQTSAHDPLSYLPVGVELDEARDYAAAKPAEFTDRARASMARHVAAMVGFLDAGAEVFDYGNSIRGEAKLAGYERAFDFPGFVPAYIRPLFCEGKGPFRWAALSGDPADIAATDRAILDLFPENESLARWIRMAGERVAFQGLPARICWLGYGERDRAGVRFNEMVASGELSAPLVIGRDHLDTGSVASPYRETEGMADGSDAIADWPLLNALVNTASGASWVSIHHGGGVGMGRSLHAGQVCVADGSALAGQKIERVLTNDPAMGVIRHVDAGYDSAREVAERTGVRVPMAEGPA